The sequence GTTGATTGTCGGCTGGCTGGCGAACGGTTGGAGCTATGAGCAGATACTCGCCTCCTACCCGCAATTGGTGCGGGACGACATCCTCGCGGCACTGGCCTTCGCCGAGGAGATGATGCGTGAAGAACGCTATGTTGCCGCGCACAAGGCGGTGGCGTGAAGCCGCCGCTGATCGCTAACGAAAATGTTCCTGCGCCATCCGTGGCTTTGCTGCGAGCACGGGGTATCGACGTACTCGCAGGTGATGACGGTGTTGGACGATGCCGAGCGGATGCGGGGCCATCTGGTGGTTGTCGGAGAATCCGGCCTGCGTTTGCGGCCACTGCCCGCGGTGTTCGCGTAGCCCGGGCTTGCCGGTATCGACGCCGCGGTGGCCTACAACGACGGCTTCGATGCGCGTACCCTTCGCGAACTGACGGAAATCGTCCCCAACACGCCGTATTGATCGAGAAAACCTGACATGAATGATTCGGCGACTGCCCGGTCCGCGCGTTTCGACAGTGAGCGCATGCATCGGGAAGCCCTGGGTGGGGACATTTCAATTGCCGGATGGCTGGCTGACGAGGGCGACTTGACGTGCCCGCGCCCGGCCGCGGCCTGAGTTCGCAGACGGTTCGATGGCGGCATTTCAATACCAGGCACTGGATGCGGAAGGGCGCGAGCAGCGCGGCGTGGTCGATGCCGACACCGCGCGTGCGGCGCGCCAGCAGTTGCGCGATCGTGGGCTGCATCCGCTGGAGGTCGCGGCGGCGATGGAGAGCGCGGTGGCCGGTACGGTTGGCGCGCGCGGGCTCGGAGCCGGGCGTCTGGCAGTGTTCACGCAGCAGCTGGCGACGCTGCTCGGTGCCGGGTTGCCGATCGACGAGGCGCTGGGCGCGCTTGCCGACGAAACCGATGACTTGAAGCTGCGCCACCTGGTCGCGGCTCTTCGTGGGCGCGTGCGCGAAGGCCGTTCGCTGGCGGCGGCGCTGGCCGAATTCCCGGAATCCTTCGACGAGCTGTATGTCGCCACCGTTACCGCCGGCGAGAGCAGCGGTCAGCTCGACGGCGCCCTGCATCGACTCGCCGACTATGCCGACCAGCGCGACGGGCTGCAGCGTGAACTGTGGACCGCATTGGCCTATCCGATGCTGTTGCTGATCGTCGCTGGCGCGGTGGTGATGGGGTTGATGACGTCAGTGGTGCCCAAGGTCATTGACGTGTTCGAGAACCTCGGACGCGAGCTGCCGTGGCTGACCGTGGCCATGGTCGCGCTCTCGCGATTCCTTTCGGCCTGGGGCCTGTGGCTGGGCGCGGCGGTGGTCGTCGCGGTCATGACCACGGCCGCAGCGTTGCGCCGGCCGGCGGTGCGTGAGCGCCTCGACGTGTTGCTGTTGCGCCTGCCCGGGCTCGGGCGCCTGCTGCGCGCGATGGACACCGCGCGTGCCACGCGCACGCTGGCGGTACTGATCGGATGCGGCGTGCCGGTGCTCGAAGCACTCAAGCTCGCGGTCAACACCGTGCGCCGCGAGCCGATCCGCATCGCACTGCGCCAGGCTGCGCTGCGCGTGCGCGAGGGCGCGACGCTGGCGCGTGCGCTCGGCGAGCACAAGGCGATGCCTCCGGTGGCATTGCGCCTGATCGGCAGCGGCGAGAAGAGCGGCCAACTGGCGGCGATGCTGGAGGCCGCTGCCAGTCAGCAGTCGCGCGAGGCGCGCACGCATCTCGGCGTGCTCGCCGCCGTGCTTGGTCCAGTGGTGATTCTGCTGGTCGGTGCCGTCGTGCTCGCGATCGTGCTCGCGATCCTGCTGCCGATCTTCGAGTTGAACTCGTTGGTGGGTCGCGCATGATCCGGTTCGACGGCGTCGGCAAGCGCTATGCGAACGGCGGCGATGCACTGACGGAGCTGAGCTTCGAGATCGGTACCGGAGAGATGCTGTTCGTCACCGGCCACTCCGGCGCCGGCAAGAGCACCCTGATCAAGCTGCTGGCGCTGATCGAGCGGCCGACGCGCGGCCAGATCGCGGTCGACGGCGAAGCGCTTGCGAACACGCGCGGCGCTCGCATCGCCGCGTATCGGCAACGCCTCGGCCTGGTGTTCCAGGACTACCGATTGCTCGAAGACCGCAGCGTGGCCGCCAATGTCGCGCTGCCGTTGCAGATCGCCGGCTGCGACGACACCGAACTGCAGAAACGGGTGCGCGCGGCGTTGGACCTGGTCGGCCTCGGTGGCCGCGAACGCGTGCGTCCGAGCATGCTTTCGGGTGGCGAGCAGCAGCGCGTGGGCATCGCCCGAGCCATCGTCGCACGCCCGGCGCTGATCGTCGCCGACGAACCGACCGGAAATCTCGATCCGCAGCTGGCAAGCGAGATCATGCAGCTGTTCGTCGCACTCGCGCACACCGGCAGCACCATCCTGGTCGCATCGCACGACCTGCATCTGATCCAGCGCATGAAGCGGCGCGTGCTGGTGCTGGACAAGGGACGGCTGATCGACGATTTCCGCCCGGGAAAGAGCGCATGAGCCGGCGCAGTCGCCGCTCGAAGGAGGACCAGGCAGCGCTGCAGCCGCCGGCGAACATCCGCATCGCGCGCAATCGCGGGCTTGGGCGTCCGAGCGTGGTGCAGTGGTTCGCCCAGCATCGCGCCGCCTGCCGCGCCGCGTTGGCGCAATTCGCCGCGCACCGCATCGGCAGCAGCGTCAACGTGCTGGTAATCGGACTCGCGCTGACGCTGCCGTTGTTGCTCGATCACGCCGTGCACAATCTGTCGCAGGTCGGCGGCGCGCTTGACGAGCAACGCGATGTCACGGTGTTCCTCGACCCGGAACTGAACGCGGCTGGCGTCGATGCCAGCATGCGCGCGCTGCTGGCGGTGGACGGCGTCGCCGCGCTGCGCCGGCGCACGCCCGGCCAGGGTCTGGAGGAACTGCGCCAGTTGCCCGGATTCGAGGCCGCAGCGGCCGCGCTCGATCGCAACCCGCTGCCCTGGGTGGCGCTGGCCACGCCCGAGGCCGGCGTCACCGGTGCCGAACTGGCGGCGCGCCTGGAAGCCGTCGCCGGCGTCGACCTGGTGCAGCACGACGCCGCCTGGCGCGAACGCCTCGACCGCATCCTCGGACTGCTGCGCCGCATCGTGCAGGTGCTGGCCGGCCTGCTCGGTCTTGGCGCGATGTTGCTGATCGCGAACGCGATCCGTCTCGACGTGATGGCGCGGCGCGAGGAGATCAGCATCGTTTCGCTGCTCGGCGGCAGCGACGCCCATGTGCGCCGTCCGTTTCTCTACGGCGGCGCGCTTTACGGCGTCTTGGGTGCGGCGCTCGCGATCGCGCTGTCGTGGCTGGTGTACCTGCTGCTGCGCGCGCCGGTCGCGGCGCTGGCGGCGAGCTACGCCGCAGACTTTCGCCTGTCGGCGCCGAGCGCCGCTGCAAGCCTGCTGGCGCTGGTCGCGGGAGCGGTGCTGGGCTGGATCGGCGCCTTGGTCGCCGCTACCCTGCAACTACTTTCCGACCGGGCCGACTGAAGCAGCATGAGCGCCGTACTGACCTCTCACATTGCGAGCGATGAGCCGCGCGTGCTGGTGGTCGATGGCTCGAAAGTGGCGCGCCGGATGATCGAGCAGGTGTTGCGCGCCGAACTGCCAAACGTGGTGGTGATGAGTTGCGAGACTGGAGCCCAGGCCAAACAGCATCTCGAAGCGGGCGTGGTTGATCTGGTCACGATGGCGCTGACCCTGCCGGACATGGATGGCTTCGAGTTGGCGCGCCACATCCGCGAGTTCACGCCGCAGGCCTATATCCCGATAATCGTCGTTTCCGGCAGCGTCACCGAGATGCTCGAGACGCGCGGCATGTCCGACGATGTCACCGACTATTTCGACAAGGCGCTCGGTTTCGCCGCGCTCGGGGAGTTCATCCGCGGCTACATCAGCGCGCAGACCTCGGCTGACGGCCAGGTGCTCTACGTCGAGGACAGCAAGGTGGTGGCGCTGGCGACGCGGCGCATGCTGGAGAAGTACGGACTCAAGGTCACCCACGTCGTCAGTGTCGAAGACGCGCTCGCCCTGGTCGATACCGCCAAGGCGCAGAGCGGCGGGCCCGGTGCCGACCTGATTCTGACCGACGTCTATCTGAAGGGTGGTCTGACCGGCAAGGAGCTGCTCGAACACATCCGCGGCCCCTACGGGTATTCCAAGGGCCAATTGCCGATCCTGGTGATGACGGCCGATGACAATCCGAACAACCAGGCGGCGCTGTTGCGCGCCGGCGCCAACGATCTGGTCAGCAAGCCGGTCGAGGAGCGCCTGCTGATCACCAAGCTGCTGTTCCAGCTGCGCGTCGGCCGGAACTTTCGCCAGACCCAATCCGCGCGGGCGTGAGCGGCGAGCGCGTCCGCCTCGAAGCGGGCTGGAAGGCGCGCCTCGCCGACGAGTTCGCGGCGCCGTACCTGCAAGGCCTGCGCGCGTTCCTGGTCGCGGAGAAGCAGGCGGGCAAGACCCTGTTTCCTCCCGCTGCGCAGATCTTCGCGGCACTCGACGCGACGCCGTTCGATGCGGTCAAGGTTGTGATCCTCGGCCAGGACCCGTACCACGGCCCCGGCCAGGCGCATGGTCTGTGCTTCTCGGTGTTGCCGGGCACGCCGGTGCCGCCGTCGCTGCTCAATATCCAAGCCGAGATCGAGCGCGATCTCGGCATCGCCCGACCCGACCATGGTGACTTGATGGCGTGGGCGCGCCAGGGCGTATTGCTGTTGAACGCCGTGCTGACGGTCGAGCAGGGCCGTGCCGGTGCGCACCAGGGCCGCGGCTGGGAGCACTTCACCGATCGCATCGTGCACTGCCTCAACGAGGAACGCGAGAACCTGGTGTTCCTGCTCTGGGGCAGCCACGCCCAGGCCAAGGGCAAAGCCATCGATATGCGGCGGCATCTGGTGCTGAAAGCGCCGCATCCGTCGCCGCTGTCGGCGTATCGCGGCTTCACCGGCTGCGGCCACTTCTCGGCTGCGAATGCCTACCTGCGCGAGCACGCTCGCGCGCCGATCGACTGGCGCCTGCCGGCGCGGGCGACCTTGGCCTGATCAGCCGCGACCGCCGCCGAAGCGCAGCCAGTGGTCGGCGACGCTTTCGCTGGAGAACATCATCATCGCCAGGCCCTTGTCGGCGCCGACGATCATGCCCATCTCGTTGGCCTCGACCTCTTCGCGTGCATCGACGAAGGCCAGGCGAATGTCGCGGAACCCGGCTTCGACCATGGCATCGGTGACGGTTTCGAACACGTCGGGCCCGGGGTCGCCGAACGGCTCCAGTTCTTCGATCACCAGAAGGCACGTTGCGGCGCGGTGCCGGCACTCGGTGCCGAGCGCGGTCCAATACGCGACCGAGACTGCGACCGAGTCGACGCCGCCACGCACGTGGGCGCGCAGGTAGCCGTGGCGCTCGGCTAGTTCGATGTCGAATCCGGGTCCGTGGAGGGTGTCGCTGCCTGGCATGATCACTGAGTTGCGGCTCGGGTTGGGCCGATGATGGCATCGTCGGGACGGCCTGCGCGCCCGCTTCGACGCTTGACGTACGGATCACGCGCTTGCGGCATACTGGGCTGCTCCCGGCGCTGGTTGGCCGGGACGCTCCAAGGGGAGTAGCTCCCGCCGCAACGACCGTCAGCACGGAACCGCAGGTTCCCGGTCTTGTGGGCAGTGCCCAGGCACTGCGAGCAAGACCTTGGCCTTGAGGAGGGCTGGACGCGAGTCCGGCCTTCCGCCGCCGTGTGCGGGGGCCGGGTCGCGTACATCGTTCCCGCTCCGCCGCGACGGCACGTGCCGTGGCCGAGGGTTTCGGGGAATCGTGATGCAAACAATTGGTGAATGGTGGATGTGGGCCGGCTTTGCCGGCTTCGTGCTGGTCGCGCTGGTCGTCGACCTGGTGGTGATGCGTGCGCAAGGCGCGCACAAGGTCTCGGTGCGCGAAGCGCTGGGCTGGTCGCTGGTGTGGATCGTGTTCGCGCTGCTGTTCTGCGCTGGTCTGTGGTGGTACCTCGATGGCAGCGGTGGCCGCGAACTGGCCAATGCCAAGGCCAGCGAGTTCCTGACCGGGTATCTGATCGAGAAGTCGCTGTCGGTCGACAACATCTTCGTGTTCCTGATGGTGTTCACTTACTTCGCGGTGCCGATCGAATTCCAGAAGCGGGTGCTGATCATCGGCGTGATCGGAGCGATCGTGCTGCGCGCCGTGATGATCCTGCTTGGCGCTCTGCTGATCGCGCAATTCCACTGGGTGCTGTACCTGTTCGGCCTGTTCTTGCTGGTCACCGGCCTGAAGATGCTGTGGTTCGCCGACGAAACTCCGGATCTCGAACGCAACCCGGTGCTGCGCTGGATGCGTTCGCACCTGAAGATCGCGAACCACTTTCGCGGCGAGGATTTCAGTTTCGTCGAAGCCGGCCAGCGCTGGTTCACGCCGCTGTTCGCGGTAGTGATCCTGATCGCGGTCACCGACGTGATCTTCGCGGTCGACTCGATCCCGGCGATCTACGCCATCACTGAAGATCCGTTCATCGTGATGACCGCGAACATCTTCGCCATCCTCGGCCTGCGCGCGCTGTACTTCCTGCTCGCCGACCTGAAGGAACGTTTCCACCTGCTCACCTACGGGCTGGCGATGGTGCTGGTGTTCGTCGGCGCCAAGATGCTGATCGTCGATTTCTACAAGTTCGACGCGCTGCTCTCGCTCGGCATCGTGGTCGCGATCCTCGCCACCAGCATCGTGATCAGCCTGATGTACCCATTCGGGACGCGGCGCCAAGGAGCGGGGCTGGCGGCTGGTGATGACCCGAAACGCGAGCGGCGCGAGCGCTGACGCTCAGCCGCCCGCCGGCAGCGGATCGTGCAGCGCGGCGAGAGCCTGCAAGCCAAGCTGACCGAGATCGGCGCGACCCTCGACCTCGAACCAGTGACGCATGGTCGCGCGAATCACGCCGATACAGGCTCCGGCCAGTACGCGCGCGCGCAACTCGGCGGCTTCCCCGCTGCCGAGGCGCTGCACGAAGCTGCAATACATCGCCTCTTCCCAGTCGCGGTCAATTTCGTGCTCCACCGCGATCAGCGACGGTGTACTGGCGACCACGCGCTGTTGCGCGATCAACTGCTCGCGGTTGGCGGCGTATTCAGCGGCGAAGATTTGCGCGATGCGGCGCAGGCTGGCGAGCGGGCTCTCGCCGTGCGGTGCGGCGTCGAGCAATGCGCAAAAGCCCTCCAAGCGCTCGGCGCGGTGCGGAAACGCGAGCGCCTCCTTGTTGTCGAAGTAGCGGAAGAAGGTGCGCCGGCTGACCCCGGCGTCGGCGCAGATTTCATCGAGCGTGGTCCGGCCGAAGCCGACGCTGTGGAAGCGGCGATTGGCGGCGCGCACCAGCGCGCGCCGGGTGGCGTCTTTCTTCAACTCGCGGCGCAGCGACGGTGGCTTTTTCATCGCCAAGAGGATATAGCTGTCTGCCCACAAAGTGCCACTGAGTGCCAAATTCGCCGTGAGCCAGTCCCATTCCCTCCCCCGCGCCCACGGCGCAACCCCGGCGCTGGCGTGGACCGCCGGCGCGCACGCCGCAGTTTTCGATGGTGCCGGCATTGCCGCCGCTGCCGCCGCAGTGCGCGAGCCGCTGCATGTGCTGCGTGGTCGCGATGGCGGCATCGGCGTTGGCCGCGACGGTGAAGTGATGACCTCGAACGACGCCGCGGTGTGGCCGTTGCTCGGCCTGCTGCCGCCGCTGTACCCGGAATGGCTCGGCGATCGCAGCTTCCAGGAGGTGCACGGCACGCGTCATGCGTACATCGGCGGCGCCATGGCCAATGGCATCGCCTCGGCGCAGATGGTGATCGAGCTCGGCAAGGTCGGCGCGCTCGGCATGTTCGGCGCCGCGGGGCTGTCGCCGGCGCGCGTCGAAGCGGCGATCGACACCATCGCCGCCGCGCTGGATCCGCTCGGCAAACCCTGGGGCGTGAATCTGATCCACAGCCCGGCCGAGCCTTCGCTCGAAGACGCCATCGTCGATCTGTTCCTGCGTCGCGGCGTGCGTCGCGTCGAGGCGAGCGCGTTCATGGCGATGTCGCCGGCGATCGTGCGCTACGCCGCGAGCGGTCTGAGCCGCGATGCCGCGGGTCGCATCCAGCGCCGCAACTTCGTGATCGGCAAGGTCTCGCGCGAGGAGGTCGCCCGTCGTTTCCTCGAACCCCCATCCACGAAGATCCTGAACGCACTGGTCGAGTCCGGCCGCCTGACGCGCGACGAGGCCGATCTCGCCGCGCAACTGCCGGTGGCCGACGACCTGACCGGCGAAGCCGATTCCGGCGGCCACACCGACAACCGGCCGTTGCCGGTGCTGATCCCGGCGCTGATGCGCCTGCGCGATGAAATCGTTGTCAGGCGCGGCGACGCGCGCACGATCCGCATCGGTGCCGCGGGTGGTCTTGGTACGCCGGGTGCTGTCGCCGCCGCGTTCGCGCTCGGTGCGGCGTATGTGCAGACCGGCTCGGTGAACCAGAGCTGCATCGAGGCGGGGCTGCACGCGCGTGGCCGCGCCATGCTCGCGAAGGCCGGCATGGCCGACGTGGCCATGGCCCCGGCCGCCGACATGTTCGAGATGGGCGTCGACGTGCAGGTGCTCAAGCGCGGCACCCTGTTCGCGCCGCGTGCGAAGAAGCTGTACGAGCTGTATCGCGCGCATGCGAGCTTCGAGGAAATTGCGGCCGAGGAACGCGAGCGCATCGAGCGCCAACTATTGCGCAGCGACTACGCCAGCGCCTGGGCTTCGACGCGGGCGTTCTGGGAGAAGCGTGAATCGGCGCAGGCCGAACGCGGCGAGCGTGATCCGAAGCACCGCATGGCGCTGGTGTTCCGCTCCTATCTGGGCTTGGCCGCACGCTGGGCGATCGACGGCGTCGAGGACCGCGACTCCGACTACCAGATCTGGTGCGGGCCGGCGATGGGCGGCTTCAACCGTTGGGTCGAGGGCAGCTTCCTCGAAGCCCCCGAAGGGCGCAGCGTGGCCCAGGTCGCGCTGAACCTGCTCGAAGGTGCCGCGGTGGTTACGCGCGCCCAGCAACTGCGCAGTTATGGCGTGCCGGTGCCGGCCGCCGCCTTCGATTTCCGTCCGCGCCCGCTCGCCTGAAGCGCACCGAGGTTTCCATGAACAACGCAATCGCCGTGGTCGGCGTCAGTGCCCTGTTTCCCGGCTCGCAGGACGCGACCGGCTTCTGGAACGACATCCTCAAGGGCCGCGACCTGCTCGGCGATGTGCCGGTGAGCCACTGGCGCATCGACGACTACTACGACCCCGATCCGTCGGCTCCGGACAAGACCTACGCGCGCCGCGGCGGCTTCCTGTCGCCGATCGATTTCGACGCGCTCGGCTTCGGCATCCCACCGGCCACGCTGGCGGCGACCGACACCTCGCAGCTGCTGGCGCTGATCGTCGCGCAGGCGGTGCTGGAGGATGCCGCGCGCGACAAGCTCGCGAACATGGATCGCTCGAAGATCTCGGTGATCCTCGGCGTCACCTCGGCGCAGGAGCTGTTGTTCTCGATGGTCTCGCGCCTGCAGCGCCCGGTGTGGGTGAAGGCGCTGCGCGAGAGCGGCCTGCCCGAGGACGAAGTGCAGCAGGCCTGTGATCGCATCGCCGCGCACTACGTGCCCTGGCAGGAAGCGACCTTCCCCGGTCTGCTCGGCAATGTCGTCGCCGGGCGCATCGCCAACCGGCTCAATCTCGGTGGCACCAACTGCGTCACCGACGCTGCTTGCGCGTCGACCTTCAGCGCGCTGTCGATGGCGGTCAACGAGCTGCAGCTCGGCCATAGCGACATGGCGATTGCCGGCGGCGTCGACACGCTCAACGACATCTTCATGTACATGTGCTTCTCGAAAACGCCGGCGCTGTCGCCGAGCGGCGACTGTCGTCCGTTCAGCGACCAGGCCGATGGCACCATGCTCGGCGAAGGCCTCGGCATGGTCGCGCTGAAGCGCCTCGCCGACGCCGAGCGCGATGGCGATCGCATCTATGCGGTGCTGCGCGGCATCGGCACCAGTTCCGACGGGCGCTCGAAGTCGGTGT comes from Lysobacterales bacterium and encodes:
- a CDS encoding DUF433 domain-containing protein, with the protein product MEWRNRIGSDPEVLVGKPVVRGTRISVELIVGWLANGWSYEQILASYPQLVRDDILAALAFAEEMMREERYVAAHKAVA
- the gspF gene encoding type II secretion system inner membrane protein GspF, giving the protein MAAFQYQALDAEGREQRGVVDADTARAARQQLRDRGLHPLEVAAAMESAVAGTVGARGLGAGRLAVFTQQLATLLGAGLPIDEALGALADETDDLKLRHLVAALRGRVREGRSLAAALAEFPESFDELYVATVTAGESSGQLDGALHRLADYADQRDGLQRELWTALAYPMLLLIVAGAVVMGLMTSVVPKVIDVFENLGRELPWLTVAMVALSRFLSAWGLWLGAAVVVAVMTTAAALRRPAVRERLDVLLLRLPGLGRLLRAMDTARATRTLAVLIGCGVPVLEALKLAVNTVRREPIRIALRQAALRVREGATLARALGEHKAMPPVALRLIGSGEKSGQLAAMLEAAASQQSREARTHLGVLAAVLGPVVILLVGAVVLAIVLAILLPIFELNSLVGRA
- the ftsE gene encoding cell division ATP-binding protein FtsE, with protein sequence MIRFDGVGKRYANGGDALTELSFEIGTGEMLFVTGHSGAGKSTLIKLLALIERPTRGQIAVDGEALANTRGARIAAYRQRLGLVFQDYRLLEDRSVAANVALPLQIAGCDDTELQKRVRAALDLVGLGGRERVRPSMLSGGEQQRVGIARAIVARPALIVADEPTGNLDPQLASEIMQLFVALAHTGSTILVASHDLHLIQRMKRRVLVLDKGRLIDDFRPGKSA
- a CDS encoding ABC transporter permease, which translates into the protein MSRRSRRSKEDQAALQPPANIRIARNRGLGRPSVVQWFAQHRAACRAALAQFAAHRIGSSVNVLVIGLALTLPLLLDHAVHNLSQVGGALDEQRDVTVFLDPELNAAGVDASMRALLAVDGVAALRRRTPGQGLEELRQLPGFEAAAAALDRNPLPWVALATPEAGVTGAELAARLEAVAGVDLVQHDAAWRERLDRILGLLRRIVQVLAGLLGLGAMLLIANAIRLDVMARREEISIVSLLGGSDAHVRRPFLYGGALYGVLGAALAIALSWLVYLLLRAPVAALAASYAADFRLSAPSAAASLLALVAGAVLGWIGALVAATLQLLSDRAD
- a CDS encoding response regulator, which translates into the protein MSAVLTSHIASDEPRVLVVDGSKVARRMIEQVLRAELPNVVVMSCETGAQAKQHLEAGVVDLVTMALTLPDMDGFELARHIREFTPQAYIPIIVVSGSVTEMLETRGMSDDVTDYFDKALGFAALGEFIRGYISAQTSADGQVLYVEDSKVVALATRRMLEKYGLKVTHVVSVEDALALVDTAKAQSGGPGADLILTDVYLKGGLTGKELLEHIRGPYGYSKGQLPILVMTADDNPNNQAALLRAGANDLVSKPVEERLLITKLLFQLRVGRNFRQTQSARA
- the ung gene encoding uracil-DNA glycosylase, which produces MSGERVRLEAGWKARLADEFAAPYLQGLRAFLVAEKQAGKTLFPPAAQIFAALDATPFDAVKVVILGQDPYHGPGQAHGLCFSVLPGTPVPPSLLNIQAEIERDLGIARPDHGDLMAWARQGVLLLNAVLTVEQGRAGAHQGRGWEHFTDRIVHCLNEERENLVFLLWGSHAQAKGKAIDMRRHLVLKAPHPSPLSAYRGFTGCGHFSAANAYLREHARAPIDWRLPARATLA
- a CDS encoding TerC family protein, with the translated sequence MQTIGEWWMWAGFAGFVLVALVVDLVVMRAQGAHKVSVREALGWSLVWIVFALLFCAGLWWYLDGSGGRELANAKASEFLTGYLIEKSLSVDNIFVFLMVFTYFAVPIEFQKRVLIIGVIGAIVLRAVMILLGALLIAQFHWVLYLFGLFLLVTGLKMLWFADETPDLERNPVLRWMRSHLKIANHFRGEDFSFVEAGQRWFTPLFAVVILIAVTDVIFAVDSIPAIYAITEDPFIVMTANIFAILGLRALYFLLADLKERFHLLTYGLAMVLVFVGAKMLIVDFYKFDALLSLGIVVAILATSIVISLMYPFGTRRQGAGLAAGDDPKRERRER
- a CDS encoding TetR family transcriptional regulator, which codes for MKKPPSLRRELKKDATRRALVRAANRRFHSVGFGRTTLDEICADAGVSRRTFFRYFDNKEALAFPHRAERLEGFCALLDAAPHGESPLASLRRIAQIFAAEYAANREQLIAQQRVVASTPSLIAVEHEIDRDWEEAMYCSFVQRLGSGEAAELRARVLAGACIGVIRATMRHWFEVEGRADLGQLGLQALAALHDPLPAGG
- a CDS encoding PfaD family polyunsaturated fatty acid/polyketide biosynthesis protein, which translates into the protein MTSNDAAVWPLLGLLPPLYPEWLGDRSFQEVHGTRHAYIGGAMANGIASAQMVIELGKVGALGMFGAAGLSPARVEAAIDTIAAALDPLGKPWGVNLIHSPAEPSLEDAIVDLFLRRGVRRVEASAFMAMSPAIVRYAASGLSRDAAGRIQRRNFVIGKVSREEVARRFLEPPSTKILNALVESGRLTRDEADLAAQLPVADDLTGEADSGGHTDNRPLPVLIPALMRLRDEIVVRRGDARTIRIGAAGGLGTPGAVAAAFALGAAYVQTGSVNQSCIEAGLHARGRAMLAKAGMADVAMAPAADMFEMGVDVQVLKRGTLFAPRAKKLYELYRAHASFEEIAAEERERIERQLLRSDYASAWASTRAFWEKRESAQAERGERDPKHRMALVFRSYLGLAARWAIDGVEDRDSDYQIWCGPAMGGFNRWVEGSFLEAPEGRSVAQVALNLLEGAAVVTRAQQLRSYGVPVPAAAFDFRPRPLA